The proteins below are encoded in one region of Stenotrophomonas bentonitica:
- a CDS encoding Na+/H+ antiporter subunit G codes for MITFIQIALSLLLLFGCFFILVGALGLVKLDTFFKRLHAPTKASTLGVGCVLVGSVLYHIFLGEDPQPRELLITVFLFITAPISAHMMAKAALSLMMEKRPSLPGNETAEEEQLPPPRPEPAGDPEQKS; via the coding sequence ATGATCACCTTCATCCAGATCGCGCTGTCGCTGCTGCTGCTGTTCGGCTGCTTCTTCATCCTGGTCGGTGCGCTGGGGCTGGTGAAGCTGGACACGTTCTTCAAGCGCCTGCATGCGCCGACCAAGGCCAGCACGCTGGGCGTGGGCTGCGTGCTGGTGGGCTCGGTGCTGTACCACATCTTCCTGGGCGAAGACCCGCAGCCGCGCGAGCTGCTGATCACCGTGTTCCTGTTCATCACCGCCCCGATCAGCGCGCACATGATGGCCAAGGCGGCGCTGTCGCTGATGATGGAAAAGCGCCCGAGTCTGCCGGGGAATGAGACGGCGGAAGAGGAGCAGTTGCCGCCGCCTCGTCCGGAACCCGCTGGGGACCCGGAACAGAAGAGCTGA
- a CDS encoding monovalent cation/H+ antiporter subunit A: protein MNPNLLLLLALPFLLAVAVAVFSRSSRATAAWMAAAAPVGGLALLATMTPGILDGGVVRSFGEWLPQIGLAFSLRLDGLAWMFAGMVLAIGALVVMYAHYYLSPRDNAHRFYCYLLLFMGAMLGMVLSGNLLLLMVFWEMTSISSFLLIGFWSHRQDAREGARMALVVTGGGGLALLGGVLLIGRIVGSFELDAVLAAGDLIRSSPLYPYALFLVLAGIFTKSAQFPFHFWLPHAMAAPTPVSAYLHSATMVKAGVFLLARLHPALAGTDLFFYTVSGIGALTLLIGAWNAIFQHDLKGLLAYSTISHLGLITLLFGLSTPMAVVAGVFHILNHATFKASLFMAAGIIDHETGTRDMRKLGGLRRLMPFTSALAIIASLAMAGIPLLNGFLSKEMLFAEAITAQGPEPMRMAVSVAALLAGVFGVAYSLRFVHDTFFGKGPHDLDRVPHEPPRFMKVPVEILVIICVAVGIAPAITVAPVLHAAAFSILGPAMPQYSLALWHGFNLPLMMSIGGVLGGIALYFGLRRLINLHAVITRATGRNLFHKQLDVVFGFAHWLTHTLANGSLQRMLMALVVVAIVVAAAPFVANPVSPNWPSPQPLSLLGWVVWLVMMACALGALFLYRQRLLAVLVVGGTGLMVSLTFVYLSAPDLALTQLLVEMVTLVLMLLGMNYLPAQSPPEKSPWRKRRDALIAVVGGAGLAAMAYSAMTLPPNTMAGEMLARALPEAYGENVVNVILVDFRGFDTFGEITVFGIAALVVHAMLRRSRMAPEQIMPGPPIKLPVPADLAQVMFPLTLTVSIFLFLRGHNAPGGGFIAGLVLAVPLLIQYVIQGTESVESRFGFDYIRCIGAGLLIAIVSGSASMLFGVPFLTSGHIDLELPLIGTVPLASAIGFDTGVYLVVFGGAMLILSMMGTVKPSRTRDSRKGEIDPTRRSALTGETH from the coding sequence ATGAATCCCAACCTTCTCCTGCTGCTTGCCCTGCCCTTCCTGCTGGCGGTGGCCGTGGCCGTGTTCAGCCGCAGCTCCCGCGCTACCGCCGCCTGGATGGCCGCCGCTGCCCCCGTGGGCGGCCTGGCGCTGCTGGCAACCATGACCCCCGGCATCCTGGATGGCGGGGTCGTGCGCAGTTTCGGGGAATGGCTGCCGCAGATCGGGCTGGCCTTTTCGCTGCGGCTGGACGGGCTGGCCTGGATGTTCGCCGGCATGGTGCTGGCGATCGGCGCGCTGGTGGTGATGTATGCGCACTACTACCTGAGCCCGCGCGACAACGCCCACCGCTTCTATTGTTACCTGCTGCTGTTCATGGGCGCCATGCTGGGCATGGTGCTGTCGGGCAACCTGCTGTTGCTGATGGTGTTCTGGGAAATGACCAGCATCAGCTCGTTCCTGCTGATCGGCTTCTGGTCGCACCGCCAGGACGCCCGCGAGGGCGCGCGGATGGCGCTGGTGGTGACCGGCGGTGGCGGCCTGGCGCTGCTGGGTGGCGTGCTGCTGATCGGACGCATCGTCGGCAGCTTCGAGCTGGACGCGGTGCTGGCCGCCGGCGACCTGATCCGCAGCAGCCCGCTGTACCCGTACGCGCTGTTCCTGGTGCTGGCCGGCATCTTCACCAAGAGCGCGCAGTTCCCGTTCCACTTCTGGCTGCCGCATGCCATGGCCGCACCGACCCCGGTGTCGGCCTACCTGCATTCGGCCACGATGGTGAAGGCGGGCGTGTTCCTGCTGGCGCGCCTGCACCCGGCGCTGGCCGGTACCGATCTGTTCTTCTATACGGTCAGCGGGATCGGCGCGCTGACCCTGCTGATCGGCGCCTGGAATGCGATCTTCCAGCACGACCTGAAAGGCCTTCTGGCCTATTCGACGATCTCCCATCTTGGCCTGATCACCCTGCTGTTCGGCCTGTCTACGCCGATGGCGGTGGTGGCCGGCGTGTTCCACATCCTCAACCACGCCACCTTCAAGGCCTCGCTGTTCATGGCCGCCGGCATCATCGACCATGAAACCGGCACCCGCGACATGCGCAAGCTGGGCGGGCTGCGGCGGTTGATGCCGTTCACCAGCGCGCTGGCGATCATCGCCTCGCTGGCGATGGCCGGCATTCCACTGCTCAACGGCTTCCTCTCCAAGGAAATGCTGTTCGCCGAGGCGATCACCGCGCAGGGACCGGAGCCGATGCGCATGGCGGTGTCCGTCGCCGCGCTGCTGGCCGGCGTGTTCGGCGTCGCCTACAGCCTGCGCTTCGTGCACGACACCTTCTTCGGCAAGGGCCCGCACGACCTGGACCGCGTGCCGCATGAGCCGCCGCGCTTCATGAAGGTGCCGGTGGAGATCCTCGTCATCATCTGCGTGGCGGTGGGCATCGCCCCGGCGATCACCGTGGCTCCGGTACTGCACGCGGCCGCCTTCTCCATCCTCGGTCCGGCCATGCCGCAGTACAGCCTGGCGCTGTGGCACGGGTTCAACCTGCCGCTGATGATGAGCATCGGCGGCGTGCTCGGCGGCATCGCGCTGTACTTCGGCCTGCGCCGCCTGATCAACCTGCATGCGGTGATCACCCGCGCCACCGGCCGCAACCTGTTCCACAAGCAGCTGGACGTGGTATTCGGCTTCGCCCACTGGCTGACCCACACGCTGGCCAACGGCAGCCTGCAGCGCATGCTGATGGCGCTGGTGGTGGTCGCCATCGTGGTCGCCGCCGCGCCGTTCGTGGCCAACCCGGTCTCGCCCAACTGGCCCTCGCCGCAGCCGCTGTCGCTGCTGGGCTGGGTGGTGTGGCTGGTGATGATGGCCTGCGCGCTGGGCGCGTTGTTCCTGTACCGGCAGCGCCTGCTGGCGGTGCTGGTGGTGGGCGGCACCGGGCTGATGGTCTCGCTGACCTTCGTGTACCTGTCCGCCCCCGACCTGGCGCTGACCCAGCTGCTGGTGGAGATGGTCACCCTGGTGCTGATGCTGCTGGGCATGAACTACCTGCCGGCGCAGTCGCCGCCGGAGAAGTCGCCGTGGCGCAAGCGCCGCGATGCGCTGATCGCAGTGGTCGGCGGTGCCGGCCTGGCCGCCATGGCCTACAGCGCCATGACCCTGCCGCCCAACACCATGGCCGGCGAAATGCTGGCGCGCGCCCTGCCCGAGGCGTATGGCGAGAACGTGGTGAACGTGATCCTGGTCGACTTCCGCGGGTTCGATACCTTCGGCGAGATCACCGTGTTCGGCATTGCCGCGCTGGTGGTGCACGCCATGCTGCGGCGCTCGCGCATGGCGCCGGAGCAGATCATGCCCGGCCCGCCGATCAAGCTGCCGGTGCCGGCCGACCTGGCCCAGGTGATGTTCCCGCTGACCCTCACCGTGTCCATCTTCCTGTTCCTGCGCGGCCACAACGCGCCGGGTGGCGGTTTCATCGCCGGCCTGGTGCTGGCGGTGCCGCTGCTGATCCAGTACGTCATCCAGGGCACCGAATCGGTGGAGTCGCGCTTCGGCTTCGACTACATCCGCTGCATCGGCGCGGGCCTGTTGATCGCCATCGTCAGCGGCAGTGCATCGATGCTGTTCGGCGTGCCGTTCCTGACCAGCGGCCACATCGACCTGGAACTGCCGTTGATCGGCACGGTACCGCTGGCCAGTGCAATCGGCTTCGACACCGGCGTGTACCTGGTGGTGTTCGGCGGGGCGATGCTGATCCTGTCGATGATGGGCACGGTGAAGCCTTCGCGTACCCGCGACTCGCGCAAGGGCGAGATCGATCCCACCCGCCGTTCGGCACTTACCGGGGAGACCCACTGA
- a CDS encoding Na+/H+ antiporter subunit C: MELALASAIGVLGAIGIYLLLRARSFDVILGMTFLSYATNLLIFAGGRLVSGKAPVLRQGLDSNLGNYTDPLPQALVLTAIVIAFAMTAVSIVLAMRSRSDNHSDHVDAHEDEAAEQPDTAPGREGGA, encoded by the coding sequence ATGGAACTGGCCCTGGCAAGTGCGATCGGCGTACTGGGTGCGATCGGCATCTACCTGCTGCTGCGTGCGCGCAGCTTCGATGTGATCCTCGGCATGACCTTCCTGTCCTACGCGACCAACCTGCTGATCTTCGCCGGCGGTCGCCTGGTCAGCGGCAAGGCACCGGTGCTGCGCCAGGGACTGGATTCCAACCTGGGCAACTACACCGACCCGCTGCCGCAGGCGCTGGTACTGACCGCGATCGTCATTGCCTTCGCGATGACCGCGGTGAGCATCGTGCTGGCCATGCGCAGCCGCAGCGACAACCACAGCGACCATGTCGACGCGCACGAGGATGAGGCGGCCGAGCAGCCCGACACCGCGCCCGGCCGGGAGGGCGGCGCATGA
- a CDS encoding K+/H+ antiporter subunit F, with amino-acid sequence MTGFTFIQTTMAVCMHIVGLAMLMATWRLLRGPTVPDRILALDTMSVTAIAELMLFGMYLNSAVYFEAALLIAMLGFGSTVVLSKFVLRRDIVE; translated from the coding sequence ATGACCGGTTTCACCTTCATCCAGACCACCATGGCGGTGTGCATGCACATCGTCGGACTGGCCATGCTGATGGCCACCTGGCGCCTGCTGCGCGGACCGACCGTGCCCGACCGCATCCTGGCGCTGGACACCATGTCGGTCACCGCCATCGCCGAACTCATGCTGTTCGGCATGTACCTCAACTCGGCGGTGTACTTCGAAGCGGCGCTGCTGATTGCGATGCTGGGCTTCGGCAGCACCGTGGTGCTGAGCAAGTTCGTGCTGCGCCGGGACATCGTCGAATGA
- a CDS encoding Na+/H+ antiporter subunit E, whose translation MSRRPLFRRVFPSPSLSVMVTAFWVLMSDSFTLGQILLGMVLGVVVPLFAARLDREFARIGTLRPLPKLVCVTLWDILVSNIRVAIQVLGPERRIHPGFIWLPLDIANIHGIAALTSMITLTPGTVSAALSDDRRYLLVHVLHLEDPDALIREIKRRYEAPLMEIFP comes from the coding sequence ATGAGCCGTCGCCCGCTGTTCCGCCGCGTGTTTCCCTCGCCGTCGCTGAGCGTGATGGTGACGGCGTTCTGGGTGCTGATGTCCGACAGCTTCACCCTGGGCCAGATCCTGCTGGGCATGGTGTTGGGCGTGGTGGTGCCGTTGTTCGCCGCGCGGCTGGACCGTGAGTTCGCCCGCATCGGCACATTGCGGCCGCTGCCCAAGCTGGTCTGCGTGACGCTGTGGGACATCCTGGTCTCCAACATCCGCGTGGCGATCCAGGTGCTGGGGCCGGAGCGCCGGATCCACCCCGGCTTCATCTGGCTGCCCCTGGACATCGCCAACATCCACGGGATTGCCGCGTTGACCAGCATGATCACCCTGACCCCGGGCACGGTGTCGGCCGCGCTGTCCGACGATCGCCGCTATCTGCTGGTGCATGTGCTGCACCTGGAAGATCCAGACGCGCTGATCAGGGAGATCAAGCGCCGTTACGAAGCCCCGCTGATGGAGATTTTCCCATGA
- a CDS encoding monovalent cation/H+ antiporter subunit D, with protein MNHAVILPILIPLVGAACSLFVEHRRYGPTVQRTVAWTTLAALAAAVGLLFAQTADGSIAVYLLGDWPSRLGISLVADRLSSWMLLTTVLLAIPCLLHACSGWDRRAPHFHALFQFQLVGLNGAFLTGDIFNLFVFFEVMLIASYGLLLSGGRGLRMRIGLHYVVFNVTASTLFLIALGLLYASLGSLNMAELSQRIAEVPASHLTLTKATMGLLLLVFCSKAALMPLYLWLPEAYARAPAAVAALFAIMTKVGLYAVLRVSSLWFGEDAGAMAGYGSQWLFWAGVGTLLLGGLGVLAAARLRVLISYLVVVSAATLFIAFSIRTPEVLSAGLYYLPHSTFVAAALFLVADLIRRRRGGASDRKEIIAPMPGKETPAVLFLIGAVSVAGLPPLSGFLAKAALLAGMPAQYTAVVWAAVLGSSLMVIVGITRGGIRLFWHVPVLEEGVPPPRKAPTRTVELFAAALLLCYGIGMSVFANPLMQYTDAMAAQLLTPQDYVGELRATTPEIRNP; from the coding sequence ATGAACCATGCGGTGATCCTGCCCATCCTGATTCCGCTGGTCGGTGCTGCGTGTTCGCTGTTCGTCGAACACCGTCGCTACGGGCCGACGGTGCAGCGCACGGTGGCGTGGACCACGTTGGCCGCGCTGGCCGCGGCCGTGGGACTGTTGTTCGCGCAGACCGCCGACGGCAGCATCGCGGTCTACCTGCTGGGCGACTGGCCGTCGCGGCTGGGCATTTCACTGGTGGCTGACCGGCTGTCGAGCTGGATGCTGCTGACCACCGTGCTGCTGGCCATCCCCTGCCTGCTGCACGCCTGTTCGGGCTGGGACCGCCGCGCGCCGCACTTCCATGCGCTGTTCCAGTTCCAGCTGGTCGGCCTGAACGGTGCGTTCCTCACCGGCGACATCTTCAACCTGTTCGTGTTCTTCGAGGTGATGCTGATCGCCTCGTACGGCCTCCTGCTCAGCGGCGGGCGCGGCCTGCGCATGCGCATCGGCCTGCACTACGTGGTGTTCAACGTCACCGCCTCGACCCTGTTCCTGATCGCACTGGGCCTGCTGTATGCCTCGCTGGGCTCGCTCAACATGGCCGAGCTGTCCCAGCGCATCGCCGAAGTACCTGCCAGCCACCTGACCCTGACCAAGGCCACGATGGGCCTGCTGCTGCTGGTGTTCTGCAGCAAGGCGGCGCTGATGCCGCTGTACCTGTGGCTGCCTGAAGCCTATGCGCGCGCGCCGGCGGCGGTGGCTGCCCTGTTTGCGATCATGACCAAGGTCGGCCTGTACGCCGTGCTGCGGGTCAGCAGCCTGTGGTTCGGCGAGGACGCCGGTGCCATGGCGGGCTACGGCAGCCAGTGGCTGTTCTGGGCCGGCGTGGGCACGCTGCTGCTCGGTGGGCTGGGCGTGCTGGCCGCTGCCCGCCTGCGCGTGCTGATCTCCTACCTGGTGGTGGTGTCGGCGGCGACGCTGTTCATCGCCTTCTCCATCCGCACCCCGGAGGTGCTCTCGGCCGGGCTGTACTACCTGCCGCACAGCACCTTCGTGGCCGCCGCGCTGTTCCTGGTTGCCGACCTGATCCGACGCCGCCGTGGCGGCGCCAGCGACCGCAAGGAAATCATCGCGCCGATGCCGGGCAAGGAAACGCCTGCGGTGTTGTTCCTGATCGGGGCGGTGTCGGTGGCCGGTCTTCCACCGCTGTCCGGGTTCCTGGCCAAGGCGGCGCTGCTGGCCGGCATGCCGGCGCAGTACACCGCCGTGGTCTGGGCCGCCGTGCTCGGCAGCAGCCTGATGGTGATCGTGGGCATCACCCGCGGTGGCATCCGCCTGTTCTGGCACGTGCCGGTGCTGGAAGAAGGCGTGCCGCCGCCGCGCAAGGCCCCCACGCGCACCGTTGAGCTGTTCGCGGCCGCGCTGCTGCTCTGCTACGGCATCGGCATGAGCGTGTTCGCCAATCCGTTGATGCAGTACACCGATGCCATGGCCGCCCAGCTGCTCACGCCGCAGGACTACGTGGGCGAACTGCGTGCCACCACGCCGGAGATCCGCAACCCATGA
- a CDS encoding DUF962 domain-containing protein — MSTTTQLVRPIDRYFASYSADHRNTLNQRIHVVAVPAILWSVVALLWCLPPLITWFQYGVWAGVAMFTAWCFYNRLSRRLGLGMLAFFFVSGCTCRLLEAEIGLANLAWLGLGVFVVAWIAQFIGHKYEGRKPSFLTDLTYLLIGPAWVMAKFYHRMDWRY, encoded by the coding sequence ATGTCCACGACTACCCAGCTTGTGCGACCCATCGACCGGTATTTCGCCAGCTACTCGGCTGACCACCGCAATACGCTGAACCAGCGCATCCATGTGGTGGCGGTACCGGCGATCCTGTGGTCGGTGGTCGCCCTGCTGTGGTGCCTGCCGCCGTTGATCACCTGGTTCCAGTACGGGGTGTGGGCGGGGGTGGCGATGTTCACCGCGTGGTGCTTCTACAACCGGCTCTCGCGCCGGTTGGGGCTGGGCATGCTGGCCTTCTTCTTCGTCTCCGGCTGTACCTGCCGGCTGCTGGAAGCCGAGATCGGCCTGGCCAACCTGGCCTGGCTGGGGCTGGGCGTGTTCGTGGTGGCATGGATCGCGCAGTTCATCGGCCACAAGTACGAAGGGCGCAAGCCCAGCTTCCTCACTGACCTGACCTATCTGTTGATCGGCCCGGCCTGGGTGATGGCCAAGTTCTACCACCGGATGGACTGGCGGTATTGA
- a CDS encoding GNAT family N-acetyltransferase translates to MGAAGLQIRTATAADAALILRFIRELAIYEKAESSVQTDEAGIVASLFGGDAKARALVCEVDGTAIGYAVYFYNYSTWLGRNGIYLEDLYVSPDHRGSGAGKALLQHIARIAVAEGCGRFEWSVLDWNEPAIKFYEAAGAKPQSEWTVYRLEGDALKNFAS, encoded by the coding sequence ATGGGCGCGGCCGGCCTGCAGATCCGTACCGCCACCGCCGCCGATGCCGCGCTGATCCTGCGCTTCATCCGCGAACTGGCGATCTATGAGAAGGCCGAATCGTCGGTGCAGACCGACGAAGCCGGCATCGTCGCCAGCCTGTTCGGCGGCGACGCCAAGGCCCGCGCGCTGGTGTGCGAAGTCGATGGCACCGCCATCGGCTACGCGGTGTACTTCTACAACTATTCCACCTGGCTGGGCCGCAACGGCATCTACCTGGAAGACCTGTACGTCAGCCCGGATCACCGCGGCAGCGGCGCCGGCAAGGCACTGCTGCAGCACATCGCCCGCATCGCCGTCGCCGAAGGCTGCGGCCGCTTCGAATGGTCGGTGCTGGACTGGAACGAGCCCGCCATCAAGTTCTACGAAGCGGCGGGCGCGAAGCCGCAGAGTGAGTGGACGGTGTATCGGCTCGAAGGCGACGCGTTGAAGAACTTCGCGTCGTAA
- a CDS encoding phosphoribosylaminoimidazolesuccinocarboxamide synthase: MPTTLLQSDLPGLPLRHRGKVRDVFDIPRERLPAGTPPGDYLLMVATDRLSAFDVVLPDPIPGKGEMLCQVSNFWFAKTAHLMPNHLTGIDVASVLPEGVDPALYAKRAVVTRKLKPVPVEAIARGYLIGSGWKDYQRTGKVSGIELPDGLRQAEQLPEPIFTPSTKAAVGDHDENIDFDAMVKAVGADLAERVRDATLRIYKFAADYAREHGIILADTKFEFGTDADGRLYIMDEMLTPDSSRYWPADEYEVGTSPPSYDKQFVRDYLETLDWGKTAPGPAIPAEIIERTRAKYAEALQRLAGISVD, from the coding sequence GTGCCGACCACGTTGTTGCAATCCGATCTCCCCGGCCTGCCCTTGCGCCATCGCGGCAAGGTGCGTGATGTTTTCGACATTCCACGCGAGCGGCTGCCTGCCGGCACCCCGCCGGGGGACTACCTGCTGATGGTCGCCACCGACCGTCTGTCCGCCTTCGACGTGGTGCTGCCCGATCCGATCCCGGGCAAGGGCGAAATGCTCTGCCAGGTGTCGAACTTCTGGTTCGCCAAGACCGCGCACCTGATGCCCAACCACCTGACCGGCATCGACGTGGCCAGCGTGCTGCCCGAAGGCGTGGACCCGGCCCTGTATGCCAAGCGCGCCGTGGTGACCCGCAAGCTCAAGCCGGTGCCGGTGGAAGCCATCGCCCGCGGCTACCTGATCGGCAGCGGCTGGAAGGACTACCAGCGCACCGGCAAGGTCAGCGGCATTGAACTGCCTGACGGCCTGCGCCAGGCCGAGCAGCTGCCCGAGCCGATCTTCACCCCCTCGACCAAGGCCGCCGTGGGCGACCATGACGAGAACATCGACTTCGACGCGATGGTGAAGGCGGTCGGTGCGGACCTGGCCGAACGCGTGCGCGACGCCACCCTGCGCATCTACAAGTTCGCCGCCGATTACGCGCGCGAGCACGGCATCATCCTGGCCGATACCAAGTTCGAGTTCGGGACCGACGCCGACGGCCGCCTGTACATCATGGACGAGATGCTGACGCCGGATTCCTCGCGTTACTGGCCGGCCGACGAGTACGAAGTCGGCACCAGCCCGCCGAGCTACGACAAGCAGTTCGTCCGCGATTACCTGGAGACCCTGGACTGGGGCAAGACCGCTCCGGGCCCGGCGATTCCGGCGGAGATCATCGAACGCACGCGCGCCAAGTACGCTGAAGCACTGCAGCGGCTGGCGGGAATTTCGGTCGATTGA
- the rpe gene encoding ribulose-phosphate 3-epimerase — MSNCIIAPSILSANFARLGEEVDTVLAAGADWVHFDVMDNHYVPNLTIGPMVCQALRKHGVTAPIDVHLMVEPVDRIIPDFAEAGATYISFHPEASRHVHRTIQLIRSLGCKPGLVLNPGTPVDILDWVLDDLDLVLLMSVNPGFGGQAFIPSALDKLRVVRQKIDASGRDVRLEIDGGVKADNIGAIAAAGADAFVAGSAIFNAPISYKDVIDQMRHNVAKARG; from the coding sequence ATGTCCAACTGCATCATTGCCCCGTCCATCCTGTCCGCCAACTTCGCCCGCCTTGGCGAGGAAGTGGACACCGTGCTCGCCGCCGGCGCCGACTGGGTCCACTTCGACGTGATGGACAACCATTACGTGCCGAACCTGACCATCGGCCCGATGGTCTGCCAGGCGCTGCGCAAGCACGGCGTGACCGCGCCGATCGACGTGCACCTGATGGTGGAGCCGGTGGATCGCATCATTCCGGACTTCGCCGAGGCCGGTGCCACGTACATCAGCTTCCACCCTGAAGCCAGTCGCCACGTGCACCGCACCATCCAGCTGATCCGCTCGCTGGGCTGCAAGCCGGGCCTGGTACTCAACCCGGGCACCCCGGTCGACATCCTGGACTGGGTGCTGGACGACCTGGACCTGGTGCTGCTGATGTCGGTCAACCCGGGCTTCGGTGGCCAGGCCTTCATTCCCTCGGCGCTGGACAAGCTGCGCGTGGTCCGCCAGAAGATCGATGCCAGCGGCCGCGATGTGCGCCTGGAGATCGACGGCGGGGTCAAGGCCGACAACATCGGCGCGATCGCCGCCGCCGGTGCCGATGCCTTCGTGGCCGGCTCGGCGATCTTCAATGCGCCGATCAGCTACAAGGACGTGATCGACCAGATGCGCCACAACGTAGCCAAGGCGCGGGGCTGA
- the yegS gene encoding lipid kinase YegS — translation MRGLRWRLILNGKSTGNQEVREAVHALREQGVTLEVRVTWEDGDAERYVAEAIEHGVDTIIAAGGDGTLSEVAETLAHRDEPADALPSLGLVPLGTANDFATAAGIPDEPLQALQMILAQTARPLDLLRIDAEGDLWWCANVASGGFGTEVTVETDEGLKKVLGGLAYLVTGISRLGRIEPIRARLRTPDFSWEGGFIALGIGNGRQAGGGQVLCPEALVDDGLLDVTVIPELSGEVASTLAALVRGGKQGALEQVAERTRAPWVEIDADEPMTLNLDGEPVKARRFRIDCVASRLRMHLPLDSALLAELRPAPTLR, via the coding sequence ATGCGTGGTCTTCGCTGGCGTCTGATCCTCAATGGCAAGTCGACCGGCAACCAGGAGGTGCGCGAGGCGGTGCATGCGCTGCGCGAGCAGGGGGTGACCCTGGAGGTCCGGGTCACCTGGGAGGATGGCGATGCCGAGCGGTACGTGGCCGAAGCCATCGAGCACGGGGTGGATACCATCATTGCCGCCGGGGGCGACGGCACCCTGAGCGAGGTCGCTGAGACCCTGGCGCACCGCGACGAACCGGCCGACGCCTTGCCTTCGCTTGGACTGGTGCCGCTGGGCACCGCCAATGACTTTGCCACGGCCGCCGGCATACCGGACGAGCCGCTGCAGGCCCTGCAGATGATCCTGGCCCAAACCGCCCGACCGCTGGACCTGCTGCGCATCGATGCCGAAGGCGATCTCTGGTGGTGCGCCAACGTGGCCAGTGGCGGCTTCGGCACGGAGGTGACGGTGGAAACCGACGAAGGTCTGAAGAAGGTGCTGGGTGGCCTGGCCTATCTGGTCACCGGCATCTCCCGGCTTGGCCGGATCGAGCCGATCCGTGCACGGCTGCGCACGCCGGACTTCAGTTGGGAAGGGGGCTTCATCGCACTGGGAATCGGCAACGGCCGCCAGGCCGGCGGCGGGCAGGTGCTGTGCCCGGAGGCGTTGGTCGACGATGGCCTGTTGGATGTCACCGTCATTCCAGAGCTCAGTGGCGAAGTCGCGTCCACCCTCGCCGCGCTGGTGCGTGGCGGCAAGCAGGGTGCACTGGAGCAGGTGGCCGAACGTACCCGGGCGCCGTGGGTGGAGATCGACGCCGACGAACCGATGACACTCAATCTGGACGGAGAACCGGTAAAGGCGCGCCGTTTCCGCATCGACTGCGTCGCATCGCGACTGCGCATGCACCTGCCGCTGGACAGCGCGCTCCTGGCCGAGCTTCGCCCGGCACCCACCCTGCGGTAG
- a CDS encoding J domain-containing protein, whose protein sequence is MRWYGKLLGFIAGALLFRPNPLFGAVVGLLIGHAFDSDWFRLNRENPYRELGLTSEATDAEVDLAYRRLMSQYHPDKVVGAAPELRQQAERRSRQLNAAYDRIKTLRKR, encoded by the coding sequence ATGCGCTGGTACGGAAAACTGCTCGGATTCATCGCCGGCGCCCTGCTTTTCAGGCCCAATCCGCTGTTTGGCGCCGTGGTCGGCCTGCTCATCGGGCATGCCTTTGACTCCGACTGGTTCCGCCTGAACAGGGAGAACCCCTACCGCGAGCTGGGGCTGACCTCCGAGGCCACCGACGCCGAGGTCGACCTGGCCTACCGCCGGCTGATGTCCCAGTACCACCCCGACAAGGTCGTGGGCGCCGCCCCCGAGCTGCGCCAGCAGGCCGAACGCCGGTCGCGCCAGCTCAACGCCGCCTACGACCGCATCAAGACCCTGCGCAAGCGCTGA